A part of Oncorhynchus masou masou isolate Uvic2021 chromosome 30, UVic_Omas_1.1, whole genome shotgun sequence genomic DNA contains:
- the LOC135523024 gene encoding serine/threonine-protein phosphatase 4 regulatory subunit 2-like: protein MAQGFNTCFRNLPPLSSDSRTLNVPLDSEDSLAHHLESLIEHNDLSNTVVSPENISSDLNLSSNFFSNSNTSSDFVQQKYYDDVVWQDEGQPVHHEDDEKENECAWKSPKTNTGSPESMSTTESEVEEDQDEPPEKEKETFMMQENKYSETSGAPESLSVSEDEGEKDHLDGEAHEKDETCMEQDDQHTDTPSGGEKSLTASVNERKEELDDEAQNAEEGCMEEEDRYSNVSNLEGQNEGTIISESFKEEEHSLSQGTVDSQGIDASNAQDSAHKLNDNTCAFEYQDSVKDNDSLNVAGQENGKSSSVICGLGLGVAIKRLSLVWNSLKINR from the exons ATGGCTCAAGGATTTAACACTTGTTTTCGGAACCTTCCGCCATTGTCATCGGATTCAAGGACTTTGAATGTGCCTTTGGATTCTGAAGATAGTTTGGCGCACCACCTTGAAAGCCTCATTGAACATAATGACCTTTCCAACACCGTGGTTTCACCGGAAAACATTTCCTCAGACTTGAACTTGAGTTCAAACTTTTTCTCAAATTCCAATACTAGTTCTGATTTTGTACAACAGAAATACTATGATGACGTCGTTTGGCAAGATGAGGGTCAACCAGTACATCATGAAG ATGACGAGAAGGAAAATGAATGTGCATGGAAGAGCCCAAAGACCAACACAGGTTCCCCAGAAAGCATGTCTACAacagagagtgaggtagaggaaGATCAAGATGAACCACCAGAGAAGGAAAAGGAGACATTCATGATGCAAGAGAATAAATACTCAGAGACCTCCGGTGCTCCAGAAAGCCTATCTGTTTCAGAGGACGAGGGAGAAAAGGATCATCTGGATGGAGAAGCACATGAGAAAGATGAGACTTGCATGGAGCAAGATGatcaacacacagacactccctcaggTGGTGAAAAAAGTTTGACTGCCTCAGTGAATGAGAGAAAAGAGGAACTGGATGATGAAGCACAGAATGCGGAAGAGGGATGCATGGAGGAAGAGGATCGGTACTCAAATGTCAGTAACCTAGAGGGCCAAAATGAAGGAACCATCATTAGTGAGAGCTTTAAAGAGGAAGAGCATTCATTATCCCAAGGAACTGTGGACTCGCAGGGTATCGATGCATCCAATGCTCAAGATTCTGCTCACAAGCTGAATGATAATACCTGTGCCTTTGAATATCAGGATTCAGTTAAGGATAATGACTCTTTAAATGTTGCTGGTCAAGAAAATGGCAAAAGTTCCTCTGTCATTTGTGGATTAGGCCTAGGGGTAGCAATCAAACGTTTGAGTCTTGTTTGGAATTCCCTGAAAATCAATCGCTGA